In a genomic window of Leptolyngbya sp. SIO1E4:
- a CDS encoding TetR/AcrR family transcriptional regulator: protein MESKISKAEQTSRTRRAILDHARNLFATQGYAATGTEEMIAGLGITRGALYHQFGNKQGVFRAVLEEMFVEIVQHIEAQATKHETPWAQLVQGSHAFLDVAQREDIRRLVFIEAPAVLDAETLTKLDRQYGYGSLLEAVQTAVEAGELDIPDVEGFAMMLNGALEHLAAWTTQTGSSERLEIAKTLVEQLLTLHRKASA from the coding sequence ATGGAATCAAAAATCAGCAAGGCAGAACAAACAAGCCGGACTCGCCGAGCGATTCTGGATCATGCTCGCAACCTCTTTGCCACCCAGGGGTACGCAGCCACAGGAACAGAGGAAATGATTGCGGGGCTAGGGATTACGCGCGGTGCACTGTATCACCAGTTTGGAAATAAGCAAGGCGTGTTTCGAGCGGTCCTCGAAGAGATGTTTGTTGAGATTGTTCAACATATCGAAGCGCAAGCGACTAAACATGAAACGCCTTGGGCGCAGCTAGTACAAGGTAGTCATGCTTTTCTAGATGTCGCTCAGCGGGAAGACATACGGCGGCTGGTGTTCATTGAAGCGCCTGCCGTATTGGATGCAGAAACCCTCACGAAGCTAGATCGCCAGTATGGATATGGTTCGCTCTTAGAGGCTGTTCAAACTGCGGTGGAGGCAGGTGAGTTAGACATTCCAGACGTTGAAGGATTCGCCATGATGCTGAATGGCGCGTTGGAACATCTGGCAGCATGGACAACTCAAACTGGATCTTCTGAGCGATTAGAAATCGCAAAGACCTTAGTAGAGCAG